From the Rhinatrema bivittatum chromosome 7, aRhiBiv1.1, whole genome shotgun sequence genome, one window contains:
- the NEUROG3 gene encoding neurogenin-3 produces MSPKSDCSSAQLTSEGGQYYELSDEEGSCSLPSSPQPSLSPLGSEDCFSAEPPPKKPKAGRGRAKAKSEAVASKQRRTRRVKANDRERNRMHHLNSALDALRSVLPTFPDDAKLTKIETLRFAHNYIWALTETLQMADESLLGPGSRRGPAACPLLDLASPSSSSSGSGASGSSPPEWEALYSPVSQAGSPSPRGCTEDRAPDASACFGRGPAFAEYV; encoded by the coding sequence ATGTCTCCCAAGAGTGACTGCTCTTCGGCCCAGCTGACCAGCGAAGGGGGACAATATTATGAGCTCTCTGACGAGGAAGGCTCCTGCTCCCTGCCTTCCTCTCCCCAGCCTTCCCTCAGCCCCCTGGGCTCGGAGGACTGCTTCTCGGCCGAGCCCCCGCCGAAGAAGCCGAAGGCCGGGCGGGGCCGCGCGAAAGCCAAGAGCGAAGCCGTGGCGAGCAAGCAGAGGAGAACCCGCCGGGTGAAAGCCAACGACCGGGAGCGCAACCGCATGCACCACCTCAACTCGGCCCTGGACGCCCTGAGAAGCGTCCTGCCCACCTTCCCCGACGACGCCAAGCTGACCAAGATCGAGACGCTGCGCTTCGCCCACAATTACATCTGGGCGCTGACCGAGACCCTGCAGATGGCGGACGAGAGCCTGCTGGGGCCGGGGTCACGGCGCGGCCCCGCCGCCTGCCCGCTGCTGGACCTTGCCAGcccgagcagcagcagcagcggcagcggtgcCAGCGGCAGCTCCCCGCCCGAGTGGGAGGCGCTGTACTCCCCCGTCTCCCAGGCCGGCAGCCCGAGCCCCCGCGGCTGCACGGAGGACAGGGCCCCCGACGCCAGCGCCTGCTTCGGCCGCGGCCCTGCCTTCGCCGAGTACGTCTGA